One stretch of Oceanipulchritudo coccoides DNA includes these proteins:
- the rplK gene encoding 50S ribosomal protein L11, which produces MAKKVTGTIKLQLPAGAANPAPPVGPALGAAGVNIMAFCKDFNARTKDQAGTILPTVITVYADRSFSFITKSPPAAVLLKKAAGLAKGSGVPNKEKVGKVKRKQILEIVETKRKDLNATTDEAAMRIIEGTARSMGIEVVD; this is translated from the coding sequence ATGGCAAAGAAAGTCACAGGAACAATCAAACTTCAACTCCCGGCAGGGGCTGCTAATCCGGCTCCTCCAGTTGGCCCTGCCCTCGGTGCGGCTGGTGTCAATATCATGGCCTTTTGTAAGGATTTTAATGCCCGCACGAAAGATCAGGCCGGCACAATCCTTCCAACAGTGATCACGGTCTATGCAGACCGCTCATTCAGCTTTATCACCAAATCCCCGCCTGCAGCGGTTTTGCTGAAGAAAGCTGCCGGTCTGGCCAAGGGATCTGGCGTGCCCAACAAGGAGAAGGTCGGCAAGGTTAAGCGTAAGCAGATCCTGGAAATCGTTGAGACGAAGAGGAAAGACCTTAACGCGACAACCGATGAGGCCGCGATGCGTATTATTGAAGGGACTGCCCGTTCAATGGGCATTGAAGTGGTCGACTAA
- the rpoB gene encoding DNA-directed RNA polymerase subunit beta — protein sequence MSDRINFGKLKEVIAPPNLIQIQFNSFKEFLQEDVPPTQREHVGLEAVLREVFPIESYDGRCSLEYVSYTLAGPKMTEMEAIREGVTYSISLYVKLRLREEDSIKDEEIYMGEMPMITERGSFIINGAERVVVSQLHRSPGIAFETTPHTSGKTLYSFRIIPDRGTWLETQFDQNDLLYVYLDRRRRRRKFLITTLLRAMGYGSDFEILNFFYNIEDLKVKKALKLESVSRLVLVEDLVDADKGAVLARSFEPLTKTIVRSIEAAGIDTVRVIDTTIDDGAIIRCLKKDPTRNEEEALKDIYKRLRPGEPPTTANAKALLKRLFQDPKRYDLGRVGRYKINQKLGLETALETRIIVVEDIVEATKYLVRLKKGDGIVDDIDHLGSRRVRTVGELLMNQCRIGLARTERLVKERMTLYDQSVDSVTPQKLINPKALSTVIRDFYARSQLSQFMDQINPLAEVTHKRRLSALGPGGLNRDRAGFEVRDVHPSHYGRICPVETPEGPNIGLINSLSTYAQVNEFGFIEAPYRVVKNGKVLDEVIYLNADQEEGKIIAQANSKVTKGKLEGRVTARKADDFIEVDPKEVHLMDVSPKQVVSVAAGLIPFLEHDDANRALMGSNMQRQGVPLLKTEAPLVGTGIEERVARDSKTVTIAEADGVIASVDARRIIVTSDGEVSPKLLKKDKSDPKTGFYVYPLRKFLRSNAGTCFNQKPVVKRGQKIKAGDLLADGASTDQGELALGRNVLVAYMPWNGYNFEDAILISERLLKDDVFTSIHIEEFEVTARDTKLGPEEITRDIPNVGEEALKNLNHDGVIRVGAEVKPGDILVGKITPKSETELAPEEKLLRAIFGEKAADVKDTSLLVPSGTTGIIMDVKVSSRVEGETEKLSASDRRRQIKKINEEFRTQMDRLRESLTESLSNILLGEKIPLDVVNGESGEIIIPANRKITKTLLRKLASVYKSIDIDPSPVRIKIMEIIDSFKSKFDELETDQERRIEGVESGDDVDQGTVKNVKVYIATKRKIQVGDKMAGRHGNKGVVAKIVPVEDMPYLADGSSVDICLNPLGVPSRMNVGQVLECHLGYAAKALGLKIATPIFDGIEEEKIKGYLEQANLPLTGKSFLYDGRSGRRLDQEVVVGYTYMLKLNHLVADKIHARAVGPYSLITQQPLGGKAQYGGQRFGEMEVWALEAYGAAYTLQELLTVKSDDVAGRTKIYESLVKGDNSLQAGTPQSFNVLMKEMQSLCLDIKMGDQDPLASAFAN from the coding sequence ATGTCTGACAGAATCAACTTTGGGAAACTGAAAGAGGTCATCGCTCCGCCGAACCTGATTCAAATTCAATTCAATTCCTTCAAGGAATTTTTGCAGGAAGATGTTCCTCCGACCCAGCGCGAGCATGTCGGTCTGGAAGCAGTCCTGCGTGAAGTATTCCCGATTGAGAGCTACGATGGTCGTTGCAGCTTGGAATATGTCTCGTACACGCTTGCTGGTCCGAAGATGACCGAGATGGAAGCGATTCGTGAAGGAGTGACCTATTCCATTTCTCTTTATGTGAAGCTTCGTCTCCGTGAAGAGGACTCCATTAAGGATGAGGAAATTTACATGGGTGAAATGCCCATGATCACCGAGCGTGGTTCCTTCATCATCAACGGGGCAGAGCGTGTGGTGGTAAGCCAGCTGCACCGGTCGCCGGGCATCGCCTTTGAGACAACCCCGCACACGAGTGGAAAGACCCTGTACAGTTTCCGGATCATTCCTGACCGTGGTACTTGGCTGGAAACCCAGTTTGATCAGAATGACCTGCTGTATGTCTATCTTGATCGCCGCCGTCGTCGCCGCAAGTTCCTGATCACGACCCTTCTCCGCGCAATGGGGTACGGCAGTGATTTTGAGATTCTAAACTTTTTCTATAATATTGAAGACCTCAAGGTAAAGAAGGCCCTGAAGCTTGAAAGCGTCAGCCGGCTTGTGCTGGTGGAAGACCTTGTCGATGCTGACAAAGGTGCGGTTCTTGCCCGGTCATTCGAACCACTCACCAAGACCATTGTCCGGAGCATTGAAGCGGCCGGGATTGATACTGTCCGGGTCATCGATACAACCATTGACGATGGAGCGATCATTCGCTGCCTCAAGAAGGACCCGACCCGCAATGAGGAGGAGGCCCTCAAGGATATTTACAAGCGTCTGCGCCCAGGTGAGCCGCCAACAACAGCGAACGCCAAGGCCCTCCTGAAGCGTCTCTTCCAGGATCCCAAGCGCTATGACCTCGGCCGGGTTGGTCGTTATAAGATCAACCAGAAGCTGGGCCTCGAGACTGCTCTAGAAACCCGAATCATTGTCGTTGAAGACATTGTTGAGGCGACCAAATACCTTGTCCGTTTGAAAAAGGGTGATGGGATCGTTGACGATATCGATCACCTTGGCAGCCGTCGTGTTCGCACAGTTGGGGAGCTTTTGATGAACCAGTGCCGTATTGGTCTGGCCCGGACAGAGCGCCTCGTGAAGGAGCGCATGACACTTTATGACCAGAGTGTTGATTCGGTCACGCCACAGAAACTGATCAATCCAAAGGCCTTGAGCACGGTGATCCGCGATTTCTATGCGCGTAGCCAGTTGAGCCAGTTCATGGACCAGATCAATCCGTTGGCTGAGGTGACGCACAAACGCCGTCTTTCCGCTCTCGGCCCTGGAGGGTTGAATCGGGACCGCGCTGGTTTTGAAGTGCGCGACGTCCACCCCTCGCACTACGGCCGTATTTGTCCGGTTGAGACCCCTGAAGGACCAAATATTGGTTTGATCAACAGTCTTTCGACCTATGCACAGGTCAATGAGTTTGGTTTCATTGAAGCCCCTTATCGTGTTGTTAAAAACGGCAAGGTGCTTGACGAGGTGATTTACCTGAATGCTGACCAGGAAGAAGGTAAGATCATAGCCCAGGCAAATTCCAAAGTGACCAAGGGGAAACTGGAAGGTCGTGTGACTGCCCGGAAGGCGGATGACTTTATTGAAGTCGATCCGAAGGAAGTCCACCTGATGGACGTATCGCCCAAGCAGGTTGTTTCTGTGGCTGCCGGTCTGATTCCATTCCTTGAGCATGACGATGCCAATCGCGCGTTGATGGGATCCAATATGCAACGCCAAGGGGTGCCGCTTCTTAAAACCGAGGCCCCACTTGTGGGCACCGGAATTGAAGAACGTGTCGCACGGGACTCAAAGACAGTTACGATTGCCGAGGCGGATGGAGTGATTGCTTCAGTCGATGCGCGGCGAATCATTGTCACAAGCGACGGGGAGGTTTCTCCCAAGCTGCTCAAAAAGGACAAGAGCGACCCGAAAACCGGTTTTTATGTTTATCCGCTACGTAAGTTTCTGCGCTCCAACGCGGGTACCTGCTTCAACCAGAAGCCGGTCGTCAAGCGGGGGCAAAAGATCAAGGCGGGCGACTTGCTCGCTGATGGGGCTTCCACGGATCAGGGTGAATTGGCACTGGGCCGTAATGTCCTTGTGGCCTACATGCCTTGGAACGGGTACAACTTTGAAGATGCTATCCTGATCAGTGAGCGGCTCCTCAAGGATGATGTTTTCACTTCGATTCACATTGAGGAATTTGAAGTGACCGCACGAGACACCAAACTCGGGCCGGAAGAAATCACACGAGATATTCCCAATGTGGGTGAGGAAGCTCTCAAGAATCTGAACCATGACGGGGTTATCCGCGTTGGTGCTGAAGTGAAACCCGGCGATATTCTCGTGGGCAAGATCACACCAAAGAGCGAAACCGAGTTGGCTCCTGAAGAAAAGCTTCTCCGTGCGATTTTCGGTGAAAAGGCTGCCGATGTGAAGGATACTTCTCTCCTCGTTCCGTCAGGCACGACCGGGATCATCATGGACGTCAAGGTGTCGAGTCGTGTCGAGGGTGAAACGGAGAAGCTCTCCGCCTCGGACCGCCGCCGGCAGATCAAGAAGATCAACGAAGAATTCCGTACGCAGATGGATCGCTTGCGTGAGTCCCTGACAGAAAGCCTCTCAAATATCCTTCTCGGGGAAAAGATTCCTCTCGATGTGGTTAACGGCGAAAGTGGGGAGATCATCATTCCGGCCAACCGGAAGATCACGAAGACCCTTCTTCGCAAGCTGGCCTCCGTCTACAAGTCGATTGATATCGATCCTTCTCCGGTCCGAATCAAGATCATGGAGATCATCGACAGCTTCAAAAGCAAGTTTGATGAGCTTGAAACGGATCAGGAGCGCCGCATTGAAGGCGTTGAATCCGGCGATGATGTCGACCAAGGCACAGTGAAGAACGTGAAGGTCTACATCGCGACGAAGCGCAAGATCCAGGTTGGAGACAAGATGGCCGGCCGTCACGGGAACAAAGGCGTTGTCGCCAAGATTGTTCCGGTTGAGGACATGCCCTATCTCGCCGATGGGTCTTCCGTGGATATCTGCCTTAATCCGCTTGGGGTTCCGAGCCGGATGAATGTCGGACAGGTTCTCGAGTGTCACCTCGGTTACGCCGCGAAAGCACTTGGGCTCAAGATTGCGACACCGATTTTTGACGGTATTGAGGAAGAAAAGATCAAGGGCTACCTTGAACAAGCCAACCTCCCGTTGACCGGCAAGAGCTTCCTTTACGATGGCCGGTCCGGCCGTCGCCTCGACCAGGAGGTCGTTGTCGGCTATACTTACATGCTCAAGCTCAACCACTTGGTCGCGGACAAGATCCACGCCCGCGCAGTGGGTCCTTACAGTCTCATTACCCAGCAGCCATTGGGCGGTAAGGCTCAGTATGGCGGACAGCGATTCGGTGAGATGGAGGTCTGGGCCCTCGAGGCATATGGAGCTGCCTACACGCTGCAGGAGTTGCTGACCGTCAAGTCCGACGACGTCGCAGGACGTACCAAAATCTACGAGTCCCTTGTCAAAGGTGACAACAGTCTGCAAGCCGGCACTCCGCAGTCCTTCAATGTTCTCATGAAGGAAATGCAGAGCCTCTGCCTTGATATCAAAATGGGCGACCAGGATCCTCTGGCCTCCGCCTTCGCCAACTGA
- the rplL gene encoding 50S ribosomal protein L7/L12, with product MAEITKEDVIEWLSSQSVLDIAGLVKDLEEKWGVSAAAPVAVAAAGGAAGGEAAAEEEKTEFDVVLKGHGSNKIAVIKEVRAITGLGLKEAKELVESAPKAVKEATTKDDADELKKKLEAAGAEVEIK from the coding sequence ATGGCAGAAATAACAAAAGAAGACGTCATTGAATGGCTCAGTTCCCAGTCGGTTCTCGATATCGCTGGATTGGTCAAGGACCTCGAAGAAAAATGGGGTGTCAGCGCTGCTGCACCTGTCGCCGTAGCTGCTGCTGGCGGTGCTGCTGGCGGTGAAGCCGCTGCAGAAGAGGAAAAGACCGAGTTTGACGTGGTCCTGAAGGGTCACGGCAGCAACAAGATTGCCGTCATTAAGGAAGTGCGCGCCATCACCGGACTCGGCCTCAAGGAGGCTAAGGAACTGGTCGAAAGTGCACCGAAGGCCGTCAAGGAAGCTACCACTAAGGACGACGCTGACGAGCTCAAGAAGAAGCTTGAAGCAGCTGGTGCTGAAGTCGAAATCAAGTAA
- the rplJ gene encoding 50S ribosomal protein L10: MQPEKKFLVEEVGQYLEKSDYVYLADFERVTVAETEELRRILAEVGAEFHVVKNRILKIAASDREMPIEEENYRGPTALVVGGENAAGVAKALEKFFKDKKKLEIKGGVLDNNPLSASQISDLAKLPSKEILQAQLLGLLNQPASQMVRIIQAVPQGLLNVLHAKSEQDG; encoded by the coding sequence ATGCAACCAGAGAAAAAATTTCTAGTCGAAGAAGTCGGCCAGTATCTTGAGAAGTCCGATTATGTTTATCTTGCAGACTTTGAGCGTGTCACCGTAGCCGAGACAGAAGAGCTCCGTCGCATCCTGGCGGAAGTTGGTGCGGAATTCCACGTGGTGAAAAACCGTATTTTGAAGATTGCGGCTAGCGATCGTGAAATGCCCATTGAAGAAGAGAATTACCGTGGGCCAACAGCGCTCGTGGTGGGTGGCGAAAATGCCGCTGGCGTGGCGAAGGCCCTCGAAAAATTCTTCAAGGACAAGAAGAAGTTGGAGATTAAAGGCGGTGTTCTCGACAACAACCCCCTTTCGGCATCCCAGATTTCTGATCTGGCCAAGCTCCCTTCAAAGGAAATTCTCCAGGCCCAGTTGCTGGGTCTGCTCAACCAACCGGCATCGCAGATGGTCCGGATCATTCAGGCCGTTCCGCAGGGACTCCTCAATGTCCTCCATGCCAAGTCGGAACAGGACGGTTGA
- the nusG gene encoding transcription termination/antitermination protein NusG yields MEEDSSNSDNPVRQGQWFVVQTLSNKEPAAKRYIDRYISENELEDFVFEALIPDQTVSEVKHGKKSQRKRKLYPGYIFVHCRLYDENNDLVQKVWYFINGADGVIGFAGGKSPAPLKDSEIDRILKQVEESEGKEVPKVQYEVGEEVKITDGPFLNLSGRIDEIDTERGKLKVSVSIFGRFTPVELEYWQVERMTDGD; encoded by the coding sequence ATGGAAGAAGATTCATCCAACAGCGATAATCCGGTCCGGCAAGGACAGTGGTTTGTCGTGCAGACGCTCTCAAACAAGGAGCCTGCCGCAAAACGCTATATTGATCGCTATATTTCTGAAAATGAGCTCGAGGACTTTGTTTTCGAGGCGCTCATCCCCGACCAGACCGTTTCGGAGGTCAAGCATGGCAAAAAGTCCCAACGGAAGCGAAAGCTCTACCCGGGCTATATTTTCGTGCATTGCCGTCTTTATGATGAAAACAACGATTTGGTCCAGAAAGTCTGGTACTTTATCAACGGGGCTGACGGGGTAATTGGGTTTGCTGGCGGGAAATCCCCGGCTCCACTCAAGGACTCGGAAATTGACCGTATTCTGAAGCAGGTTGAAGAATCCGAAGGCAAGGAAGTGCCGAAGGTTCAATACGAAGTGGGTGAGGAAGTTAAAATCACGGATGGACCTTTCCTCAATCTGAGTGGCCGAATCGATGAAATCGATACGGAGCGCGGAAAGCTCAAGGTCTCTGTTTCCATTTTTGGGCGATTCACACCTGTTGAGCTCGAATATTGGCAGGTTGAGCGAATGACGGATGGCGACTAA
- the rpoC gene encoding DNA-directed RNA polymerase subunit beta', which produces MSDELQTREARDLLGFDKEKSFDQVSITIASPDAIRSWSRGEVKNPETINYRTFKPEPGGLFCQRIFGPVRDYECACGKYKRIKYKGVICDRCGVEVTVSRVRRERMGHIELAVSCSHIWFLKSMPSRLGLLLDLTARNLERVIYYENYVVVDPGKTPLEERQLLTEQEYTAAMDEYGDDSFVAEMGAGAIRKILENMDLPSVVDELHEQMHNTRSKQIKKKLSKRLKVIQGFIESESRPEWMVLEVVPVIPPDLRPLVPLEGGRFATSDLNDLYRRVINRNNRLKNLLLLKTPDVIIHNEKRMLQEAVDALFDNGRHGRAVTGAGNRPLKSLSDMLKGKQGRFRQNLLGKRVDYSGRSVIVIGPELKLHQCGLPKKMALVLFEPFIIRRLKELGFVHTVRGARKMIEKRSPEVWDILEEVTIGHPVLLNRAPTLHRLSIQAFEPTLIEGDAIRLHPLVCAAYNADFDGDQMAVHVPLSLEAILEAKLLMMSTNNIFSPSSGDPILTPSQDIVLGSYYLTIEPREQPVKGAHVPLFSSIEEVLLAEADGVIGKHDWIRFENPNYGTKTPYGNSRQKVIVTTPGRVIFSGIWPEVLGFMNFPVAKKKLGELINSTYQAAGREESIKMLDRLKETGFTIATMAGISIGMEDMIIPPEKSEIVARARKRIGDVSNQYRKGIITGGERYNKVVDIWTQATDEIAQAVFEHLNENNGKREVNPVYLMMDSGARGNKQQVRQLCGTRGLMAKPSGEIIERPILSSFREGLSVLEYFISTHGARKGLADTALKTADAGYLTRKLCDVAMDCIITDIDDGNRDGIWKFAIIEGDDVIVPLRERIIGRCVSLDVRNPIDPDDIVIKAGEMVTKEIAARIDELGIERVKVMSALTHIRGNSLSAKAYGINPATNDLVEIGTAVGIIAAQSIGEPGTQLTMRTFHIGGIASALAQSADITVKNGGFVRFNGLRLVEVGDGASRVVLNKTGAVSIIDDNEKELETYNIPAGAVLTVRDGDQIEAAKKLAQWDPFNVPILSEKSGTVRFSDMIPGVTVKREIDPSSGRIATVVIEHKEDLSPQIEIVDAKDAKRLLATYSIPTGATVSVTEGDEIDGGSLLAKTPRQASKTQDITGGLPRVAELFEARRPKEATEMAKIDGIVSMNGTVRGKKRLVVTDQESGQEEEHLIPHGKHIIVQPGDVVYKGQHLTEGAADPHEILDILGPSSVQEYLLAEIQKVYRLQGVTINDKHIEVIISQMLRKVRITEPGDSDFFWGEQIDKDSFIRENERISEAGGQPAEGEPILLGITKASVETESFISAASFQETTRVLTDAATLGKVDKLEGFKENVIMGHLIPAGTGLPTYRRLKINTLVAPSSEEVGEDAVDAS; this is translated from the coding sequence ATGAGTGACGAACTTCAGACACGCGAAGCCCGCGACCTTCTGGGATTTGACAAGGAAAAGTCCTTCGATCAAGTCTCCATCACAATCGCCTCCCCGGATGCCATCCGCAGCTGGTCACGGGGCGAAGTGAAAAATCCCGAAACAATCAATTACCGTACTTTCAAGCCTGAACCAGGCGGATTGTTTTGCCAGCGCATCTTCGGTCCAGTCCGGGACTACGAGTGTGCTTGCGGAAAGTACAAGCGCATCAAGTACAAGGGTGTCATTTGTGACCGATGTGGTGTAGAAGTCACGGTAAGCCGAGTCCGCCGTGAACGGATGGGCCACATCGAGCTGGCCGTTTCCTGCTCTCATATTTGGTTTCTCAAGAGTATGCCCAGTCGCCTTGGTCTGCTCCTCGACCTGACGGCGCGTAACCTTGAGCGGGTCATCTACTACGAGAATTATGTTGTTGTTGATCCGGGCAAGACACCTCTGGAAGAGCGCCAGTTGCTGACAGAGCAAGAGTATACGGCTGCCATGGACGAGTATGGGGATGATTCCTTTGTTGCTGAAATGGGCGCTGGGGCGATTCGCAAGATCCTGGAAAACATGGATCTTCCCTCGGTTGTCGACGAGTTGCACGAGCAGATGCACAACACCCGTTCGAAGCAGATTAAAAAGAAGCTTTCGAAGCGCCTGAAGGTAATCCAGGGCTTCATCGAGTCTGAGTCACGTCCTGAATGGATGGTGCTCGAAGTCGTTCCGGTGATTCCGCCGGATCTGCGCCCGCTTGTTCCTCTTGAAGGAGGCCGCTTCGCCACTTCTGACCTGAATGACCTGTATCGTCGGGTGATCAACCGGAATAACCGTTTGAAGAACCTGCTTCTTTTGAAGACCCCGGATGTCATTATCCATAATGAAAAGCGCATGTTGCAGGAAGCGGTCGATGCGTTGTTCGACAATGGTCGTCATGGCCGTGCTGTGACAGGCGCTGGGAACCGCCCGCTGAAGTCGCTCAGCGACATGCTCAAAGGCAAGCAGGGACGCTTCCGTCAAAACCTTCTTGGCAAGCGAGTGGATTACTCTGGCCGTTCGGTCATTGTCATCGGCCCTGAACTGAAACTCCACCAGTGTGGTTTGCCGAAGAAGATGGCTCTGGTTCTTTTTGAACCCTTCATTATCCGGCGCCTGAAAGAACTGGGCTTTGTCCATACAGTTCGTGGTGCTCGCAAGATGATTGAAAAGCGTTCACCCGAAGTCTGGGACATCCTTGAAGAGGTGACGATCGGCCATCCGGTGCTCTTGAATCGTGCTCCGACCTTGCACCGCCTTTCCATCCAGGCTTTTGAGCCGACTTTGATTGAAGGGGATGCTATCCGCCTGCACCCGCTTGTCTGTGCCGCCTACAATGCTGACTTTGACGGTGACCAGATGGCCGTGCACGTGCCGCTGAGCCTTGAGGCAATTCTTGAGGCAAAGCTGCTCATGATGAGCACAAATAATATTTTCTCACCTTCCAGTGGGGATCCAATTCTCACTCCTTCCCAGGATATTGTCCTCGGTTCCTATTATCTGACAATCGAGCCGCGCGAGCAACCTGTGAAGGGTGCCCATGTGCCTTTGTTCAGCTCCATCGAGGAAGTTCTCCTTGCTGAAGCCGATGGCGTCATTGGCAAGCACGATTGGATTCGGTTTGAAAACCCGAATTATGGAACAAAGACCCCCTACGGCAATTCCCGTCAAAAGGTAATTGTGACGACACCGGGTCGCGTCATTTTCAGTGGAATCTGGCCGGAAGTCCTTGGCTTTATGAATTTCCCGGTGGCCAAGAAAAAGTTGGGTGAGCTGATCAACAGCACCTATCAGGCAGCCGGTCGTGAAGAATCCATCAAAATGCTGGATCGCTTGAAAGAAACCGGATTCACAATTGCCACGATGGCCGGTATTTCAATCGGCATGGAGGATATGATCATTCCTCCCGAAAAGAGCGAAATTGTTGCACGGGCGCGCAAGCGCATCGGGGACGTCTCCAACCAGTACCGGAAGGGTATCATCACCGGCGGCGAACGCTATAACAAGGTGGTTGATATTTGGACTCAGGCCACTGACGAGATTGCCCAGGCGGTCTTCGAGCATCTTAACGAGAATAATGGCAAGCGAGAGGTCAACCCGGTCTATCTGATGATGGACTCCGGTGCCCGTGGCAACAAGCAGCAGGTCCGCCAGCTGTGCGGAACGCGTGGGTTGATGGCCAAGCCGTCAGGTGAAATTATTGAGCGTCCGATCCTCTCCTCCTTCCGTGAAGGCTTGAGCGTTCTGGAATACTTTATTTCCACTCACGGGGCCCGCAAGGGATTGGCCGATACGGCCTTGAAAACAGCCGATGCGGGTTATCTTACCCGTAAGCTTTGTGATGTCGCAATGGATTGTATCATCACGGATATTGATGATGGAAACCGGGATGGTATCTGGAAGTTCGCCATCATCGAAGGTGACGACGTCATTGTCCCGCTTCGTGAGCGCATCATTGGTCGCTGTGTTTCCCTCGATGTTCGCAACCCGATTGATCCGGATGACATTGTCATTAAGGCAGGCGAAATGGTTACCAAGGAGATTGCCGCCCGTATTGACGAGCTGGGAATCGAGCGGGTCAAAGTCATGTCCGCCTTGACGCACATCCGCGGCAACAGTCTTTCCGCCAAGGCGTACGGTATCAATCCGGCCACCAATGATCTGGTGGAAATCGGGACGGCTGTCGGCATTATTGCTGCCCAGTCAATCGGCGAGCCGGGCACGCAGTTGACAATGCGTACATTCCACATCGGTGGTATCGCTTCCGCCCTTGCCCAGTCGGCCGACATTACCGTCAAGAATGGTGGTTTTGTCCGTTTTAATGGTCTGCGGCTGGTTGAAGTGGGGGATGGTGCTTCCCGCGTTGTCCTTAACAAGACTGGTGCGGTCTCAATTATCGACGATAACGAGAAGGAACTGGAAACCTACAATATTCCCGCCGGTGCTGTTTTGACGGTCCGTGATGGCGATCAGATTGAGGCGGCCAAAAAATTGGCCCAGTGGGATCCGTTCAATGTTCCGATTCTATCCGAAAAATCGGGTACAGTCCGTTTCAGCGACATGATTCCCGGTGTCACCGTCAAGCGCGAGATTGATCCTTCATCAGGTCGGATCGCGACGGTCGTCATTGAGCACAAGGAAGACCTTTCACCGCAAATTGAAATTGTTGATGCCAAGGATGCCAAGCGCCTCCTCGCAACGTACTCGATTCCCACAGGGGCGACTGTCTCTGTAACCGAAGGGGATGAGATTGACGGTGGTTCATTGCTCGCCAAGACACCTCGTCAAGCTTCGAAGACACAGGACATCACCGGGGGCCTCCCGCGGGTTGCCGAATTGTTCGAGGCCCGCCGCCCGAAGGAAGCCACCGAAATGGCCAAGATCGACGGTATTGTTTCAATGAATGGCACGGTGCGCGGGAAAAAGCGTCTTGTTGTCACGGACCAGGAGTCCGGACAGGAAGAGGAACACCTTATTCCGCACGGCAAGCACATCATCGTACAACCTGGGGATGTGGTCTACAAGGGACAGCACCTGACAGAAGGAGCGGCTGATCCGCACGAGATCCTCGATATTCTCGGACCGAGCTCTGTCCAAGAGTACCTTCTTGCCGAAATCCAGAAAGTTTACCGTCTGCAGGGGGTGACGATTAACGATAAGCACATCGAAGTCATCATTTCGCAGATGCTCCGCAAGGTCCGTATTACGGAGCCCGGCGACAGCGACTTCTTCTGGGGTGAACAGATCGACAAGGATTCCTTTATCCGGGAAAATGAGCGAATCTCCGAAGCGGGTGGCCAGCCTGCTGAAGGGGAGCCAATCCTCCTCGGAATTACCAAGGCCTCTGTGGAGACGGAAAGTTTTATTTCCGCTGCTTCCTTCCAGGAAACCACTCGTGTCCTCACTGATGCCGCCACGCTCGGCAAGGTCGACAAGTTGGAAGGCTTCAAGGAAAATGTCATCATGGGTCACCTGATTCCAGCAGGAACAGGGCTTCCGACCTATCGGCGCCTGAAGATCAACACTCTTGTTGCACCGTCTTCGGAGGAAGTCGGGGAGGACGCTGTCGACGCCAGTTAG
- the rplA gene encoding 50S ribosomal protein L1, producing MAKITKKRKTASELYTHADTYPLNEALELLSKFPKARFDETVELSLHLGVDPKQSTQMVRGIVNLPKGSGKKVRVVAFTDNAQEALDAGADEAGMDDLIAKIMDGWTDFDVAVSTPAAMKEVRKVARVLGPRGLMPNPKSGTVTDDISAAIQSVKSGGRVEFKMDKTANIGIVVGKRSFSVQDLEENITTVFDALGKARPESLKGHSYIKSAAISGTMSPGVRLDSAVYANL from the coding sequence ATGGCAAAAATCACAAAGAAACGAAAGACTGCGAGCGAGTTATATACGCACGCGGACACATATCCACTGAACGAGGCTCTGGAACTCCTGAGCAAGTTCCCCAAGGCCCGGTTTGATGAGACCGTGGAATTGTCGCTCCACCTCGGGGTGGATCCAAAACAAAGCACCCAAATGGTCCGAGGCATTGTCAATCTTCCCAAGGGAAGCGGCAAGAAAGTCCGGGTTGTTGCCTTTACCGATAATGCGCAGGAGGCCCTCGATGCAGGTGCTGACGAAGCTGGTATGGATGACCTGATCGCCAAGATCATGGACGGATGGACAGACTTTGACGTCGCTGTGTCAACGCCGGCCGCGATGAAGGAAGTGCGCAAGGTGGCGCGTGTCCTGGGGCCGCGTGGGTTAATGCCCAATCCCAAGTCGGGAACAGTTACAGACGACATTTCGGCAGCCATCCAGTCCGTCAAGAGCGGAGGCCGTGTTGAATTCAAGATGGATAAGACTGCCAACATCGGTATTGTTGTCGGCAAGCGTTCTTTCTCGGTTCAGGATCTGGAGGAGAATATCACTACGGTATTCGATGCCCTCGGTAAGGCTCGTCCGGAGTCATTGAAGGGGCACAGTTACATCAAGTCAGCTGCGATTTCGGGAACAATGTCCCCGGGAGTCCGCTTGGATTCAGCTGTTTACGCTAATTTATAA